A DNA window from Janibacter sp. A1S7 contains the following coding sequences:
- the hisC gene encoding histidinol-phosphate transaminase — protein MDSPRLRSALDQVPAYVAGQPPTPREGQTVYKVSSNENPYPPLPSVLDVIRERAAEVNRYPDMGVTALTDALAAFLDVPREQVATGTGSVGVLGQIIQATCDAGDEVVFAWRSFEAYPIVVAVAGARSVQVPLTADFRHDLDAMAAAITDRTKVVLVCTPNNPTGPAVTHTELQDFIAAVPSHVLVVVDEAYLEFVDGQDAVDGLALRREHPNVVVLRTFSKAYGLAGLRVGYAVAAEPVAQALRKTATPFGVNHLAQAAAVASLAAKGELDERVRRIVAERARVIDGLRAAGWDVPQSQANFVWFPLGERTAEFVAACDAAGLSVRPYGTDGVRVTIGEPEANDRLIEVATTFATA, from the coding sequence ATGGACTCCCCTCGGTTGCGCTCCGCCCTCGACCAGGTCCCGGCCTACGTCGCCGGTCAACCGCCGACCCCTCGTGAGGGGCAGACGGTCTACAAGGTCTCCTCGAACGAGAACCCCTACCCACCGCTGCCCTCCGTCCTGGACGTCATCCGCGAGCGCGCCGCCGAGGTCAACCGCTACCCGGACATGGGCGTCACCGCGCTGACGGATGCGCTCGCCGCCTTCCTCGACGTGCCCCGCGAGCAGGTCGCGACCGGCACCGGATCCGTCGGCGTGCTGGGCCAGATCATCCAGGCCACGTGCGACGCCGGGGACGAGGTCGTCTTCGCATGGCGGTCCTTCGAGGCCTACCCCATCGTGGTGGCCGTCGCCGGGGCCCGGTCGGTGCAGGTGCCACTGACCGCGGACTTCCGCCACGACCTCGACGCCATGGCAGCCGCGATCACCGACCGCACCAAGGTCGTCCTCGTCTGCACGCCGAACAACCCCACCGGCCCGGCGGTGACCCACACCGAGCTGCAGGACTTCATCGCCGCGGTCCCCTCCCACGTGCTCGTCGTCGTCGACGAGGCCTACCTGGAGTTCGTCGACGGGCAGGACGCGGTCGACGGGCTGGCGCTGCGCCGCGAGCACCCCAATGTCGTCGTCCTGCGGACCTTCTCCAAGGCCTACGGGCTGGCCGGCCTGCGGGTCGGGTACGCGGTGGCGGCCGAGCCGGTGGCCCAGGCGCTGCGCAAGACCGCGACCCCCTTCGGCGTCAACCACCTCGCCCAGGCTGCCGCGGTGGCGTCGTTGGCGGCGAAGGGGGAGCTGGACGAGCGCGTTCGGCGGATCGTCGCCGAGCGTGCCCGGGTGATCGACGGACTGCGCGCGGCCGGGTGGGACGTACCGCAGAGCCAGGCGAACTTCGTGTGGTTCCCGCTGGGGGAGCGCACCGCGGAGTTCGTCGCGGCGTGCGACGCGGCCGGCCTGTCCGTGCGGCCCTACGGGACCGACGGGGTCCGCGTGACCATCGGTGAGCCGGAGGCGAACGACCGCCTGATCGAGGTGGCCACGACCTTCGCAACTGCTTAG
- a CDS encoding phage holin family protein: MTNFLIRTAVNAVALWVAAWLVDGIVLAEDGTTFASKFTTIVLVALIFGVVNAVVKPIAQLLAFPAIVLTLGLFTFVVNAFLLQLTEWISSPLGLSFVIREFWWDAVIGALIVTVVSMVLNWILPEPDDR; the protein is encoded by the coding sequence ATGACGAATTTCCTCATCCGAACGGCCGTGAACGCCGTCGCCCTGTGGGTCGCCGCGTGGCTCGTCGACGGCATCGTCCTCGCCGAAGACGGCACCACCTTCGCCTCGAAGTTCACCACGATCGTCCTCGTGGCGCTGATCTTCGGGGTGGTCAACGCGGTCGTCAAGCCCATCGCCCAACTGCTTGCCTTCCCCGCCATCGTGCTGACGCTCGGGCTGTTCACCTTCGTGGTCAACGCCTTCCTGCTGCAGTTGACGGAGTGGATCTCCTCACCGCTCGGCCTGAGCTTCGTCATCAGGGAATTCTGGTGGGATGCCGTCATCGGTGCCCTGATCGTCACCGTCGTCTCGATGGTCCTCAACTGGATCCTGCCCGAGCCGGACGACCGCTGA
- a CDS encoding substrate-binding domain-containing protein, with amino-acid sequence MSAEDRPGRRRDLWDDDTTSAAPTPATSGRSSQDGPVAEATTRRGLHRARRGRRLPWWIVLVALVLVALLCLGGAWAFLGDDEGTAACGDPIAVSAAPEMAAPLEDALDKVTGECTDFRVTAASAATVATNINEGMAPDVWVPDSSTWVDAIDQDNTPGQWLEGQSIASSPIVLAAGSQSEDAPTEASTWTRIINDEGDLQMANPDVDTASRLAFHASRIGQPARIGLQTGERLIFLSRFAAPSVNKLLEDYESDPKANKPFPTAEQEIASFNEEHDDLPPLRAVMPEQGTLSLDYPWITNPELTGESLDAADRARTELGSIDVRTSLTAAGFRDASGRGGPTIAGQEAAEVEELEAPDRTERIALVEQWDIMRTDMRMLAVIDVSGSMEWSSPTPGRTRWDVTKGALTQGTGLLPAGSEVGAWVFSSDRKDGQDYEQVAPVEPMNSEHGDGTHRDHLTQLVKDGDTWLGGDTALYDTIWAAHQSMVEDYDPEYVNSIVVFTDGENDDPNGGLSLKQLLDKLDDSYDAQRPVRIITIGMGEADPSALQKIADETGGTSYIAETPDDIERVFVEALLARGSG; translated from the coding sequence ATGAGTGCCGAGGACCGCCCCGGGCGGCGACGCGACCTCTGGGACGACGACACCACGTCGGCTGCACCGACGCCGGCCACGTCCGGGCGCTCGTCGCAGGACGGGCCCGTCGCCGAGGCCACGACCCGCCGCGGCCTGCATCGCGCCCGCCGCGGCCGGCGGCTGCCCTGGTGGATCGTGCTGGTCGCGCTCGTCCTCGTGGCACTGCTCTGCCTGGGCGGCGCCTGGGCCTTCCTCGGTGACGACGAGGGCACTGCGGCGTGTGGCGACCCGATCGCCGTGTCCGCTGCCCCGGAGATGGCCGCGCCCCTCGAGGACGCGCTGGACAAGGTCACGGGTGAGTGCACCGACTTCCGCGTCACTGCGGCCTCGGCGGCCACCGTGGCCACGAACATCAACGAGGGCATGGCCCCCGACGTATGGGTCCCGGACAGCTCCACGTGGGTCGACGCGATCGACCAGGACAACACGCCCGGCCAGTGGCTGGAGGGCCAGTCCATCGCCTCCTCCCCCATCGTCCTGGCGGCCGGGTCGCAGAGCGAGGACGCACCGACCGAGGCGTCGACGTGGACGCGGATCATCAACGACGAGGGTGACCTGCAGATGGCCAACCCCGACGTGGACACGGCCAGCCGCCTGGCCTTCCACGCCAGCCGCATCGGCCAGCCCGCGCGCATCGGTCTGCAGACCGGCGAGCGACTGATCTTCCTCTCGCGCTTCGCCGCGCCCTCGGTCAACAAGCTCCTCGAGGACTACGAGAGCGACCCGAAGGCGAACAAGCCCTTCCCCACGGCCGAGCAGGAGATCGCCTCCTTCAACGAGGAGCACGACGACCTGCCGCCGCTGCGCGCGGTGATGCCCGAGCAGGGCACGCTGTCGCTGGACTACCCGTGGATCACCAACCCGGAGCTGACGGGCGAGTCCCTCGACGCGGCCGACCGGGCACGCACCGAGCTCGGCAGCATCGACGTGCGCACGTCCCTGACCGCGGCCGGCTTCCGCGATGCCAGCGGCCGGGGCGGCCCGACGATCGCGGGCCAGGAGGCCGCGGAGGTCGAGGAGCTCGAGGCACCGGACCGCACCGAGCGGATCGCACTGGTCGAGCAGTGGGACATCATGCGCACGGACATGCGGATGTTGGCCGTCATCGACGTGTCCGGATCGATGGAGTGGTCCAGCCCCACCCCGGGCAGGACCCGCTGGGACGTCACCAAGGGCGCGCTCACCCAGGGCACCGGTCTGCTGCCCGCCGGCAGCGAGGTCGGCGCATGGGTCTTCAGCAGCGACCGCAAGGACGGCCAGGACTACGAGCAGGTTGCCCCGGTCGAGCCGATGAACTCCGAGCACGGCGACGGCACCCACCGTGACCACCTGACCCAGCTCGTCAAGGACGGCGACACGTGGCTCGGCGGGGACACCGCGCTGTACGACACGATCTGGGCCGCGCACCAGTCGATGGTCGAGGACTACGACCCCGAGTACGTGAACTCGATCGTCGTCTTCACCGACGGGGAGAACGACGACCCCAACGGCGGGCTGTCGCTGAAGCAGCTGCTGGACAAGCTCGACGACTCCTACGACGCCCAGCGCCCGGTCCGGATCATCACGATCGGCATGGGTGAGGCCGATCCGTCGGCGCTGCAGAAGATCGCCGACGAGACCGGCGGCACCTCCTACATCGCCGAGACGCCGGACGACATCGAGCGGGTCTTCGTGGAGGCGCTGCTCGCCCGCGGCTCGGGCTGA
- a CDS encoding MFS transporter: MRRLRALLADTRPLRVPAYRRLFNAQIITVIGAQLTIVTVPAQIYAMTGSSAYVGLTGLFGLVPLVVFGLYGGSLADHFDRRRLLTATTTGLIVTSALLFLQAAIGNTNVWVLLGIFSLQQACFAVNQPTRSAVLPRIMPHNLLPAANALNMTVFTGGAIAGPLVGGALIPVLGFSWLYLVDTVFLLATLRAVLLLPPLPVEVVAGSSPGLRSVIDGFAYLATQPVLLMSFVVDLVAMVFGMPRALIPEMADINFGGPEGGGLAFAVLFAAMPAGAFLGGVLSGWVSRVELQGRAVVVAILVWGGAIVGFGAAVGLADGTTRPWLWVAAFFFALGGAADAASSALRSTMLQSAATDAMRGRLQGVFIVVVAGGPRLADVLHGLAAAPFGAVATTIAGGALVVVGTLLAAMLVPAFVRYRAPLAG; encoded by the coding sequence GTGCGTCGCCTGAGGGCCCTGCTGGCCGACACCCGCCCCCTGCGGGTCCCGGCGTACCGTCGACTGTTCAACGCGCAGATCATCACCGTCATCGGCGCCCAGCTGACCATCGTCACGGTACCGGCGCAGATCTACGCGATGACCGGGTCGAGCGCCTACGTCGGTCTGACCGGCCTCTTCGGGCTCGTGCCGCTGGTCGTCTTCGGTCTCTACGGCGGCTCGCTCGCCGACCACTTCGACCGTCGTCGGCTGCTCACCGCGACCACGACCGGTCTGATCGTCACCTCGGCGTTGCTCTTCCTGCAGGCGGCGATCGGCAACACCAACGTCTGGGTGCTGCTCGGCATCTTCTCCCTGCAGCAGGCCTGCTTCGCCGTCAACCAGCCGACCCGCTCGGCCGTGCTGCCGCGGATCATGCCCCACAACCTGCTCCCGGCGGCCAATGCCCTGAACATGACCGTCTTCACCGGCGGCGCGATCGCCGGACCCCTCGTCGGCGGTGCACTCATCCCGGTGCTCGGCTTCTCGTGGCTCTACCTCGTCGACACGGTCTTCCTCCTCGCGACCCTGCGCGCGGTGCTCCTCCTGCCGCCCCTGCCGGTGGAGGTCGTCGCCGGCTCCTCCCCCGGTCTGCGCTCGGTCATCGACGGGTTCGCCTACCTCGCGACCCAGCCGGTGCTGCTGATGTCCTTCGTCGTCGACCTCGTCGCGATGGTCTTCGGCATGCCGCGGGCACTGATCCCGGAGATGGCCGACATCAACTTCGGCGGGCCCGAAGGGGGTGGCCTCGCCTTCGCCGTCCTCTTCGCCGCGATGCCCGCGGGCGCCTTCCTCGGCGGGGTCCTCTCCGGTTGGGTCTCCCGGGTCGAGTTGCAGGGGCGCGCGGTCGTCGTGGCGATCCTGGTGTGGGGTGGCGCCATCGTCGGGTTCGGCGCGGCGGTCGGCCTGGCCGACGGCACCACCCGGCCGTGGCTGTGGGTCGCGGCGTTCTTCTTCGCCCTCGGCGGGGCCGCCGACGCGGCCTCGTCCGCGCTGCGCTCGACGATGCTCCAGTCCGCGGCCACCGACGCGATGCGGGGGCGGCTGCAGGGAGTCTTCATCGTCGTCGTGGCGGGCGGTCCGCGACTGGCCGACGTGCTCCACGGACTGGCTGCGGCCCCCTTCGGCGCGGTCGCCACCACGATCGCCGGCGGTGCGCTCGTCGTCGTCGGCACCCTGCTCGCCGCGATGCTCGTGCCCGCCTTCGTGCGCTACCGCGCGCCCCTCGCCGGCTGA
- a CDS encoding cytochrome ubiquinol oxidase subunit I, protein MDVLELARWQFAITTVYHFFFVPITIGLSAIVAWYHTRWVRTRNEDHLRMAKFLGKLFTINFALGLVTGIVQEFQFGMNWSSYSRFVGDIFGAPLALEALLAFFLESTFLGLWIFGWGRIPERLHAATMWIVHIGTVLSAYFILAANSFMQNPVGYRINAETGRAEMADFLAVLTNKVQLTAFPHVITACYMVGGALVLAVGLHKMRQSTRLLQDAQAATAEPGTTAAGPDHHADRRMYRHAARLGAVVTLVAGLGVIISGDLQGKVMTEVQPMKMAAAEALYETPPEGQCAPFSVLTVAGLGGEDPTHVIEVPCLLSFMGTGSWDGEVQGMTELENEYRARFGDGELTGAETYIPPIAMSYWNFRLMMGAGFFAMAVAAWALVATRANRVPMARWVGPLLVATPLATVFGHSFGWIFTEMGRQPWVVFGEMATHTAVSPSVGSADVWTSMIVFTLLYGGLAVVEVKLLLDYIRRGAEPFETPRLVEDDEPLEFAY, encoded by the coding sequence GTGGACGTGCTCGAGCTCGCACGGTGGCAGTTCGCCATCACCACCGTGTACCACTTCTTCTTCGTGCCGATCACGATCGGACTCTCCGCGATCGTCGCGTGGTACCACACCCGATGGGTGCGCACCCGCAACGAGGACCACCTGCGGATGGCGAAGTTCCTCGGCAAGCTCTTCACGATCAACTTCGCGCTCGGTCTCGTCACGGGCATCGTCCAGGAGTTCCAGTTCGGGATGAACTGGAGCTCCTACTCCCGCTTCGTCGGGGACATCTTCGGCGCGCCCCTGGCCCTGGAGGCACTGCTCGCCTTCTTCCTCGAGTCGACCTTCCTGGGCCTGTGGATCTTCGGGTGGGGCCGCATCCCGGAGCGGCTGCACGCCGCGACCATGTGGATCGTGCACATCGGCACCGTCCTGTCCGCGTACTTCATCCTCGCGGCGAACTCCTTCATGCAGAACCCCGTCGGCTACCGGATCAACGCCGAGACCGGTCGGGCCGAGATGGCCGACTTCCTCGCCGTGCTGACCAACAAGGTCCAGCTGACCGCCTTCCCGCACGTCATCACCGCCTGCTACATGGTCGGCGGCGCCCTGGTCCTGGCCGTCGGCCTGCACAAGATGCGCCAGAGCACGCGCCTGCTGCAGGACGCGCAGGCGGCGACCGCCGAGCCGGGGACGACGGCGGCCGGCCCCGACCACCACGCCGACCGTCGGATGTACCGCCACGCCGCACGGCTCGGCGCCGTCGTCACCCTCGTCGCCGGCCTGGGCGTCATCATCAGCGGCGACCTGCAGGGCAAGGTCATGACCGAGGTGCAACCGATGAAGATGGCCGCCGCGGAGGCCCTCTACGAGACCCCACCCGAGGGGCAGTGCGCCCCCTTCTCCGTCCTGACCGTCGCCGGGCTCGGCGGTGAGGACCCCACCCACGTCATCGAGGTTCCCTGCCTGCTGTCCTTCATGGGCACCGGCAGCTGGGACGGCGAGGTCCAGGGGATGACCGAGCTGGAGAACGAGTACCGGGCCCGCTTCGGTGACGGTGAGCTCACCGGCGCCGAGACCTACATCCCGCCGATCGCGATGAGCTACTGGAACTTCCGCCTGATGATGGGCGCGGGCTTCTTCGCCATGGCCGTCGCCGCGTGGGCCCTGGTCGCCACCCGCGCCAACCGGGTGCCCATGGCCCGATGGGTCGGTCCACTGCTCGTGGCCACCCCGTTGGCCACCGTCTTCGGTCACAGCTTCGGGTGGATCTTCACCGAGATGGGACGCCAGCCCTGGGTCGTCTTCGGGGAGATGGCGACGCACACGGCCGTCTCACCATCGGTCGGATCGGCGGACGTGTGGACGTCGATGATCGTCTTCACGCTGCTCTACGGAGGCTTGGCCGTCGTCGAGGTCAAGCTCCTGCTCGACTACATCCGCCGCGGCGCCGAGCCCTTCGAGACGCCACGTCTCGTCGAGGACGACGAGCCGCTCGAGTTCGCGTACTGA
- the cydB gene encoding cytochrome d ubiquinol oxidase subunit II: MDLVTIWFILLAVLWTGYLVTEGFDFGVGMLLPVLDRGRGPTGGAGADPEAASSQRPRAAWDPDERDVRRRTMLTTIGPHWDGNEVWLLTAGGATFAAFPHWYATMFSGMYLALLVLLVVLILRNMGLEYRHKRPDREWVRRWDLAIIAGSFIAPFLVGVALTNLVDGLPMTEHLAGSTQYTEFDGSLLSLLTPVALLGGLTLTVLCLAHGAHFLALKTTGEIREQAREVATKAGVTSALLAVVLLGALGLQRGTAASWVVAGLAALALLAAIAANAKGAEGRAFTGTSLTIALTVISYFLMLFPNAINGRGSSPDLTLAAAASSPLTLTIMTWAAVVFTPIMLGYTVWTYWVFRRRLSVEHMPQSVDAPT; the protein is encoded by the coding sequence ATGGATCTTGTGACCATCTGGTTCATCCTGCTGGCGGTCCTGTGGACCGGTTACCTCGTGACCGAGGGCTTCGACTTCGGGGTCGGCATGCTGCTGCCGGTCCTCGACCGGGGCCGCGGTCCGACGGGTGGCGCGGGGGCCGATCCCGAGGCTGCCTCGTCGCAGCGCCCACGCGCAGCGTGGGACCCCGACGAGCGAGACGTGCGCCGCCGCACGATGCTGACGACGATCGGCCCGCACTGGGACGGCAACGAGGTGTGGCTGCTCACCGCGGGCGGGGCGACCTTCGCGGCCTTCCCCCACTGGTACGCGACGATGTTCTCCGGCATGTACCTGGCGCTGCTGGTCCTGCTCGTCGTCCTCATCCTGCGCAACATGGGCCTGGAATACCGGCACAAGCGCCCCGACCGCGAGTGGGTGCGTCGCTGGGACCTCGCGATCATCGCCGGGTCCTTCATCGCCCCCTTCCTCGTCGGTGTGGCACTGACGAACCTCGTCGACGGCCTGCCGATGACCGAGCACCTCGCCGGCAGCACGCAGTACACCGAGTTCGACGGATCGCTGCTGAGCCTGCTCACCCCGGTGGCACTGCTCGGCGGGCTGACCCTGACCGTCCTGTGCCTGGCGCACGGGGCGCACTTCCTCGCGCTGAAGACCACCGGCGAGATCCGCGAGCAGGCCCGTGAGGTCGCGACCAAGGCCGGCGTCACCTCGGCCCTTCTCGCCGTGGTCCTCCTGGGTGCCCTCGGCCTGCAACGCGGCACCGCCGCCTCGTGGGTGGTCGCCGGTCTGGCTGCTCTCGCCCTGCTCGCCGCCATCGCCGCCAATGCGAAGGGGGCGGAGGGCCGGGCCTTCACCGGCACCTCCCTGACGATCGCCCTGACGGTCATCAGCTACTTCCTCATGCTCTTCCCCAATGCGATCAACGGCCGCGGGAGCAGCCCCGACCTCACCCTGGCGGCCGCAGCCAGCTCGCCGTTGACGTTGACCATCATGACCTGGGCTGCCGTGGTCTTCACGCCGATCATGCTCGGCTACACGGTGTGGACCTACTGGGTCTTCCGTCGGCGCCTGTCGGTCGAGCACATGCCGCAGTCGGTGGACGCACCGACGTGA
- the cydD gene encoding thiol reductant ABC exporter subunit CydD encodes MRPFDPRVLRAVPTTRGPVAALAGIGVAQGLATIGTAFALALLVVALVRGQDLLTPALWTAGLFAARALLGAAAERVAAHAGTLVATHLRERLLDAWSHRTADARPARGRALTLATQGTSAVEPYIAKYLPALVSAAAVPPLAVACLLVVDWPSALVVILTVPLLPLFAALIGATTQEDTDRRWSSLRDLSGHFLDVMRGLPTLVGYGRAEHQVEIIGEVSQRHRRATMRTLRLAFLSAAALELLATISVAIVAVLVGLRLTSGSMDLLVGLTAILIAPEAYWPIRRVGTEFHSAADGAVALDEILTELDPAATEPVAPATPVDHGVRAADDQDAPPGRAPAPTVTVTGVGYSYPGTERAVLEDVDLVAGPGLTVITGPSGCGKTTLLEIIAGIRRPDRGAVGASQVHLVTQRPFLGAGTLRANLTISGPAETHDQWRALREVGLDGVVAALPHGLDSPIGDDGFGLSAGQRARLVLGRALLSPAPVVLLDEPTAHVDPDSAEAVGQAIERLARRRTVIAVSHQPDLVARADRHLGLGQPAVTR; translated from the coding sequence GTGAGACCCTTCGACCCGCGCGTCCTGCGAGCGGTCCCGACCACCCGGGGACCGGTCGCTGCCCTCGCCGGGATCGGCGTGGCGCAGGGGCTGGCGACGATCGGCACGGCCTTCGCCCTGGCCCTGCTCGTCGTGGCCCTGGTGCGTGGCCAGGACCTGCTCACCCCGGCGCTGTGGACCGCTGGGCTCTTCGCGGCGCGTGCCCTGCTCGGCGCGGCCGCGGAGAGGGTCGCCGCACACGCCGGCACGCTCGTGGCCACCCACCTGCGCGAGCGCCTGCTGGATGCGTGGTCGCACCGCACCGCCGACGCCCGGCCCGCACGCGGCCGGGCGCTCACGCTCGCGACCCAGGGCACCAGCGCCGTCGAGCCGTACATCGCGAAGTACCTGCCGGCCCTCGTCTCGGCCGCTGCCGTCCCGCCACTGGCCGTCGCCTGCCTGCTGGTCGTGGACTGGCCGAGCGCGCTCGTGGTCATCCTCACCGTGCCGCTCCTGCCCCTCTTCGCCGCCCTCATCGGAGCGACGACGCAGGAGGACACCGACCGGCGGTGGTCCTCGCTGCGCGACCTCTCGGGGCACTTCCTCGACGTCATGCGCGGGTTGCCGACACTGGTTGGCTACGGCCGTGCCGAGCACCAGGTCGAGATCATCGGCGAGGTGAGCCAGCGCCACCGCCGGGCGACGATGCGCACGCTGCGGCTGGCCTTCCTGTCCGCCGCGGCGCTGGAGCTGCTCGCGACGATCTCCGTGGCGATCGTCGCCGTCCTCGTCGGCCTGCGGCTGACGAGCGGGTCGATGGACCTGCTCGTCGGCCTCACGGCGATCCTGATCGCGCCCGAGGCGTACTGGCCGATCCGTCGGGTGGGCACCGAGTTCCACTCCGCGGCGGACGGCGCCGTGGCCCTCGACGAGATCCTCACCGAGCTCGACCCTGCCGCCACCGAGCCGGTGGCCCCGGCCACGCCGGTCGATCACGGGGTGCGAGCTGCCGACGACCAGGACGCGCCACCTGGTCGTGCGCCCGCGCCGACGGTCACGGTCACCGGCGTCGGCTACTCCTACCCCGGCACCGAGCGCGCAGTCCTCGAGGACGTCGACCTCGTGGCCGGCCCCGGCCTGACCGTCATCACCGGCCCGTCGGGCTGCGGCAAGACGACTCTGCTCGAGATCATCGCGGGGATCCGCCGTCCCGATCGCGGCGCCGTCGGCGCGTCGCAGGTGCACCTGGTGACGCAGCGCCCCTTCCTCGGCGCCGGCACCCTGCGCGCCAACCTGACGATCAGCGGGCCCGCCGAGACGCACGACCAGTGGCGGGCACTGCGCGAGGTGGGCCTCGACGGAGTCGTCGCCGCCCTCCCCCACGGCCTCGACAGCCCCATCGGCGACGACGGCTTCGGTCTGTCCGCCGGACAGCGGGCCCGGCTCGTCCTCGGCCGGGCGCTGCTCTCCCCCGCGCCGGTCGTGCTGCTCGACGAACCGACCGCGCACGTCGACCCCGACTCCGCGGAGGCCGTCGGGCAGGCGATCGAGCGGCTCGCCCGCCGTCGCACCGTCATCGCGGTCAGCCACCAGCCCGACCTCGTGGCCCGGGCAGACCGCCACCTGGGTCTCGGTCAGCCGGCGGTGACCCGATGA
- the cydC gene encoding thiol reductant ABC exporter subunit CydC, which produces MRRLSPLRLSRGLVIAGLLGGVATASGIALTTTSGWLIVRADQRPQIMLLLTTIVAVRTFGLARPVFRYWERLRSHDVALADLAERRTRTYAALIPLTPARLGTRGRADVLTGVVDDLTDVAEASVRVTVPAIGALLAGVLAAALTAVVDPRVGLVLAGMLLATAITAGAADRLESRAQAEVLAARAEVARVAQLTADHADELRSIGGTGTAAQWLRDAHATLRTAVQRQSSGRSLSAAAVLIITGAAALAAAVLASSSGAGAPVKALLVLTPVATGEALGVLTDATRSLARARASQRRLDELLGQEPAVADHGETTPPPGRARSHHPRPLDPPRLQLRGLTAGWLPGRTDVGPLDLTIEPGEHIAITGPNGSGKSTALAVLARHLDPTGGSYTIDGVEATDLDLQEVRELFAIVDDEPHVLAGTLRANVVLAAPGADDEVVIDSLRRAGLGAWLTGLPDGLDTRLGAGGLGISGGERTRLAIARAVASARPVIVLDEPVAHLDHPTAEAVLADLLHHADRRSAIMVTHHGIGLDHMDRVVMIEREGADGVQERIAG; this is translated from the coding sequence ATGAGGCGGCTGAGCCCCCTTCGCCTCTCCCGGGGCCTCGTCATCGCCGGACTCCTCGGTGGTGTCGCCACCGCCTCGGGCATCGCCCTGACGACGACGTCCGGCTGGCTGATCGTGCGAGCCGACCAGCGCCCGCAGATCATGCTGTTGCTCACCACGATCGTGGCCGTGCGCACCTTCGGCCTGGCCCGTCCCGTCTTCCGCTACTGGGAGCGTCTGCGCAGTCACGACGTCGCCCTCGCCGACCTCGCGGAGCGACGCACGCGGACCTACGCCGCGCTCATCCCGCTCACCCCGGCCCGTCTGGGCACCCGCGGCCGGGCCGATGTCCTCACCGGGGTCGTCGATGACCTCACGGACGTCGCCGAGGCCTCCGTCCGGGTCACCGTCCCCGCCATCGGGGCACTCCTCGCCGGTGTCCTCGCGGCCGCCCTCACCGCGGTGGTCGACCCCCGTGTCGGGCTGGTCCTCGCCGGGATGCTCCTGGCGACCGCCATCACCGCCGGGGCCGCCGACCGCCTCGAGTCACGCGCCCAGGCCGAGGTGCTCGCCGCCCGCGCCGAGGTCGCCCGGGTCGCCCAGCTGACCGCCGACCACGCCGACGAGCTGCGCTCCATCGGAGGCACCGGCACGGCCGCCCAGTGGCTGCGGGACGCCCACGCCACCCTGCGCACCGCAGTCCAGCGGCAGTCGTCCGGCCGGTCCCTGTCCGCCGCGGCGGTGCTGATCATCACCGGCGCCGCCGCCCTCGCGGCCGCCGTCCTGGCGTCCTCCTCCGGCGCCGGCGCCCCCGTCAAGGCACTGCTCGTCCTGACCCCGGTCGCCACCGGCGAAGCCCTCGGTGTCCTCACCGACGCCACCCGCTCCCTCGCCCGAGCGCGGGCCTCCCAGCGGCGTCTGGACGAGCTGCTGGGCCAGGAGCCGGCCGTCGCCGACCACGGCGAGACCACCCCCCCACCGGGCCGCGCCCGGAGCCACCACCCCCGCCCACTCGACCCTCCGCGGCTGCAGCTGCGTGGCCTCACCGCCGGCTGGCTGCCCGGGCGCACCGACGTCGGCCCCCTCGACCTGACCATCGAGCCCGGCGAGCACATCGCGATCACCGGCCCGAACGGCAGCGGCAAGTCGACGGCCCTGGCGGTCCTCGCCCGCCACCTCGACCCCACCGGCGGCAGCTACACCATCGACGGCGTCGAGGCCACCGACCTGGACCTGCAGGAGGTGCGCGAGCTCTTCGCGATCGTCGACGACGAGCCGCACGTGCTCGCCGGCACCCTGCGGGCCAACGTGGTCCTGGCCGCCCCGGGCGCGGACGACGAGGTGGTCATCGACTCCCTTCGTCGCGCGGGGCTGGGCGCCTGGCTCACCGGCCTGCCCGACGGGCTCGACACCCGTCTCGGCGCCGGAGGTCTGGGGATCTCCGGCGGTGAGCGGACCCGCCTGGCCATCGCCCGCGCCGTCGCCAGCGCACGCCCGGTCATCGTCCTCGACGAGCCGGTGGCCCACCTCGACCACCCCACTGCGGAGGCGGTCCTGGCCGACCTGCTGCACCACGCCGACCGGCGGTCGGCAATCATGGTGACCCACCACGGGATCGGCCTGGACCACATGGACCGCGTCGTCATGATCGAGCGGGAAGGAGCAGACGGTGTCCAAGAACGCATTGCTGGGTGA